TTGATATTATTGTTTCCAACCCTCCCTATATCAAAAGAGGATTTCCTTTGGAAAAGGGGCTCTTTTATGAACCAGAGGAGGCTCTCTTTGGAGGAGAGAGAGGTGATGAGTTACTACAGCAAATAATTGATATATTTATAAAAAGTAGTGCTAAAATCATTGCTTGTGAGATGGGATATGATCAAAAAGAGGCAATTAGTTCATATCTTGAACAAAAGGGCTTTCAAGGAAGCTGTGAATTTTATAAAGACTTGGCGAAATTAGACAGAGGATTTGTATTACAAAAGGAAGAAGAATGAGAAGATGGATTGATATTGTTTATATGATAATTTTAGGTATTGGTTTAGGTTTAGTTTTGACTTTGGGAGCTTTGGTTGCACCAGTGATTTTTCATGCGAACGACTATTTAGGAACTCTGCTTCTTTCTCATTATCAAAAGGGACTATTAATGACAGCTATTTTTGTAAAAAGCAATTATGTTTTAAATTTTATTGCTGCTCTCATTATACTTCGTGAAGGGTATGGATATAAAAGTTTCGAAAGAGATAAGATTATTATCCCTGCAGCTGCCACAGCTGTTTTGATGATATTTTTATTTACATTGTACTATACTAAAGAGATTGTGGCTCTGCAGGCACTAGGAGAACAAGTAACGCAGAGTGAAACATTTATAAATATTCACAAAGCGAGTGAACTCGATTTTGGATTACTAGCACTCTCTTTAACACTTCTTCTTGGAAGAAGACTCTATCTTTATTGTAAAGGTTCATAAAAAGTGGATGAGATAATCCGTATTAGAGGACTAAAAAAGAGTTTTGGCACAAAAGAGGT
The Nitratiruptor tergarcus DSM 16512 genome window above contains:
- a CDS encoding DUF4149 domain-containing protein, with translation MRRWIDIVYMIILGIGLGLVLTLGALVAPVIFHANDYLGTLLLSHYQKGLLMTAIFVKSNYVLNFIAALIILREGYGYKSFERDKIIIPAAATAVLMIFLFTLYYTKEIVALQALGEQVTQSETFINIHKASELDFGLLALSLTLLLGRRLYLYCKGS